A single genomic interval of Desulfovermiculus halophilus DSM 18834 harbors:
- a CDS encoding AEC family transporter has translation MMTASGNVLVTTFESVALLLGVGALGLWIMGKRVLPKEALSILSVLALDIALPSLVFVNIILNFKPSEFPGWWHLPLWWAGLTLFLGCLTAFFSLLCTSRNRREFAVSLFFQNALFFPLAILIGMFGKDSPHIVHLFFFILFFPSLLFSTSQLFFRTSQKGFDLGKILNRVLLATIAATALRLSGADAFIPAFVTSALSMIGDMALPLLLLILGGNMYVDFQEQGRFCPDEAGKFVLVKNFLFPLCVLAVLMAVRPPYHVALLMILQASVPPVTAVPILTERAGGHREIVNQFMFASFAVSLVSIPLIMALFGLVFHPSWS, from the coding sequence ATGATGACGGCCAGTGGCAACGTTTTGGTGACCACTTTTGAGTCTGTGGCCCTGCTACTGGGGGTCGGGGCTCTGGGGCTGTGGATCATGGGCAAGCGGGTTCTGCCCAAAGAGGCCTTGAGTATTTTGTCCGTCCTGGCCCTGGATATTGCCCTTCCCAGTCTGGTCTTTGTGAATATCATCCTGAACTTCAAGCCGTCCGAGTTTCCTGGATGGTGGCATCTACCCCTGTGGTGGGCAGGCTTGACCCTCTTTTTGGGATGCTTGACCGCCTTTTTTTCTCTTCTCTGCACATCAAGGAACCGCAGAGAGTTTGCGGTCAGTCTTTTTTTCCAAAATGCCCTGTTTTTCCCTCTGGCCATCCTGATCGGAATGTTCGGGAAAGACTCACCGCACATTGTGCACCTGTTTTTCTTTATCCTTTTCTTTCCCTCCTTGCTGTTCAGTACATCCCAGCTTTTTTTCCGCACATCACAAAAGGGCTTTGACCTGGGCAAGATCCTGAACAGGGTTCTGCTGGCGACTATTGCCGCAACGGCTCTTCGCCTCTCCGGGGCAGATGCCTTTATTCCAGCTTTTGTCACCTCCGCTCTGAGCATGATCGGGGACATGGCCCTCCCCCTCCTGCTGCTGATCCTTGGGGGGAATATGTATGTGGACTTCCAGGAGCAGGGGAGATTCTGTCCGGATGAGGCCGGCAAGTTCGTCCTGGTCAAAAACTTCCTTTTCCCCCTGTGTGTTCTCGCCGTGCTCATGGCTGTGCGCCCTCCCTATCACGTCGCTCTTCTGATGATCCTCCAGGCTTCGGTTCCTCCGGTTACGGCGGTGCCCATTCTTACTGAACGTGCAGGTGGACATCGGGAAATCGTCAACCAGTTCATGTTTGCAAGCTTTGCTGTCTCCTTGGTTTCCATCCCATTGATCATGGCTTTGTTCGGACTCGTTTTTCACCCTTCGTGGTCCTGA